A region from the Silene latifolia isolate original U9 population chromosome 7, ASM4854445v1, whole genome shotgun sequence genome encodes:
- the LOC141589864 gene encoding pathogenesis-related protein 1-like — protein sequence MGWIQITIALIYIISILFCKVMCKLTQEDKDLIIKYHNSERGDVLVGPITWNKTLEKIATIEVSKCDIKVYRFNGPYGESSYGNFDADTWDVLGEWASQKYSYNYPKNNCTGRCENYLQMIWNNTRSIGCATKLCYGISEIPFYVCEYYPPGNIRGERPYRVPQ from the coding sequence ATGGGGTGGATTCAAATCACAATAGCCTTGATTTACATAATATCAATCTTGTTCTGTAAGGTTATGTGTAAACTTACACAAGAGGATAAAGATCTCATCATAAAATATCATAATTCTGAACGAGGTGATGTGTTAGTAGGCCCAATTACATGGAATAAAACACTCGAGAAAATTGCGACAATTGAAGTCTCTAAATGTGATATTAAAGTATATCGATTTAATGGTCCATATGGAGAGAGCTCATACGGGAACTTTGATGCTGATACTTGGGATGTTTTAGGAGAATGGGCATCACAAAAATATAGTTACAACTACCCTAAAAATAACTGTACAGGACGTTGTGAAAATTACTTGCAAATGATTTGGAATAATACACGGAGCATTGGTTGTGCCACTAAATTATGTTATGGTATTTCAGAAATACCCTTTTATGTATGCGAATACTATCCACCTGGAAATATTCGAGGCGAGCGACCATACCGTGTTCCACAGTGA